From the Gemmatimonadales bacterium genome, the window GGCCTCCTCGAACGGTGACGGAAAGAACGCGCTCGCCGCATGCGATTCGTGGTGCTCGGCGTAGAAGATCGGCCCCTCGTAGCGGCCGAGCGACGCGCGGAGATCGCGGTGGGTGAAGATCTTCTCCTTGATCCAGAGCGGGCCGGCCTTGAGGAACGACGGCACCCCCCGCGGCGCAATGCCGAGGTAGGTTTCGAGGATCCGCTCAAACTTGAGGAGGGGCTTGTCATAGAAGCCGGCAGCGGCCACATCCTGGGGCTCGATGCCCGCAGATTGTAGACAGTACGCCACAGCGTGGGTGGGGAAGGAGGCATCGCCCTTCTTCCGCGTGAAGCGCTCCTCCTGCGCTGCGGCGAGGATCTCCCCGTCGCGCAGCAGGCAGGCCGCGCTGTCGTGGTAGTACGCAGAGATGCCCAACACGTACGACCCGGCGGCTCCGTTCAAGGCGCCTCCTCTCGGCGGCGGTGTCGCCTGGGCGGCGCGCCCGGGCGGAGGTCGGTCGAGCAATTGCTGCTTGTCGTCCTGGTCTGGCGACGGAGCGGTTCGCAACGTGTATGCCCGCGGCCAGCAACGAAGTTGGGCGACGGTGCCGGATTGGACAAGGCGCTGCTGGCCGGACCCGCATGGGCTGGCTATGTTGACCCGGGTTTCTCTCCGTCTTGACGGGGTGTGGCGCAGTCCGGTAGCGCGCCTGCTTTGGGCGCAGGAGGTCCCGGGTTCGAATCCCGGCGCCCCGATCCACGGCCGTATACGCACCGGCGTGCGTGGTAGCTGTGGCTTTCCGCGGACGAGAGAGCCGTGTGAGGAATAATATGAAAACGCTTGCGCGGAGCATCGTGGTCCTTGCGGCCGGGAACGGCTGAGCCGTCCATGGATGTCGGAGAAATAGCTCTGCGACTCGGTGCGGCGGTCGTCGTCGGCAGCGCCATCGGCCTGAATCGCGACCTGCGGGAGAAGCCCGCCGGGCTCCGCACGCACGCGCTCGTGACGATGGGCGCGGCGCTCGTCACCCTTACGGCCTATGGCTTGGCCGAGGCGTCCGGGCGCTCCGACCCGGAGCCGGCCTCGCGCGCCATGCAGGGCGTCATCACCGGCATCGGATTCCTGGGCGCTGGCGTCATCCTGCGGCCCGAAGGGGGCCGGACCGTCCGGGGTCTCACGACCGCCGCATCGATCTGGCTCGCGGCGGCTCTCGGGATCGCCTGCGGTGCCGGCCTCTGGCCAGCCGTGCTGATCGCCACCGCGCTCATGTTGTTGGTGTTGATCGGTGGGCGGCCGGTCGAGCGGTTTCTCCACAGGGCGCTGGGCCGCGACAAGAGCGGGCGCGAAGACCGGTCCGGCTAAGATCGAAGGCGTTCAGCCGCCGGCATGCTCGCCACCGTGCTGCAGCTCGCGCTCCCGCTCGTCACGGATCTGTTGCTCGATCTTCTCGTTCATGCTGGCGGAGCACCGATGGCGCGCCCGTACGATACCGCAGCTGGCCCAGTCGTGCGGGGCCGTCATGGGACACTCGGGCGTGGCTTTGTGCTGGGTAAGGTCGGGCATGGCGGCGCAATATAGCGCGCCCCAGGCTCGACCGCCGTCCGGGGCGCCGCTACGTTCCACTGGAAATGCCGGCGTGCAAATCCGCCTTCGCCGGCACTCACTGAGGCGCCCGTAGCTCAGTTGGATAGAGCAACAGCCTTCTAAGCTGTGGGTCCCAGGTTCGAATCCTGGCGGGCGCGCTACTTCCCCCAGTGCTTCTCCAGCTCGTTCTCCTTCTTACCGCGCCCGCGGGATGCGGTCTTACCCTCGGTGCCGCGTGAGCCAGGTGGCGCCGTCCCTTCCGCGGTCTGGTCCTCGGGTCCCGCTGTATCGCGTGCCGACGATGGAGTGTTGCGCGCCTCGTCCT encodes:
- a CDS encoding MgtC/SapB family protein — translated: MDVGEIALRLGAAVVVGSAIGLNRDLREKPAGLRTHALVTMGAALVTLTAYGLAEASGRSDPEPASRAMQGVITGIGFLGAGVILRPEGGRTVRGLTTAASIWLAAALGIACGAGLWPAVLIATALMLLVLIGGRPVERFLHRALGRDKSGREDRSG